The DNA window GAAACTATGACGATCTTATCGCCTTTGCGCTGTTCATCAGTGCACCCAGGCCTTAGCCATTCAGTTAAGAAAAACAAAGGCAGGCTTTTCTTTCTCAAACGCACCATAGTTTGACCGTCAATGGTATTGGTCTTATTGGCATCATAATCAAAAATTTCTTGTACGCTCGTTAAAGGGATAGCATAGCTATCACGACCAAACGAAACCATAAGGGTCGGCAAGATAGCCAAGGTTAAAGGCACACGAATCCTAATTCTTGTTCCCTGCCCTAAAGCTGAGTCAATATCAATACTGCCATTGAGTTTAGTGATCATGTTTTTAACCACATCCATCCCAACACCACGACCGGAAAGATCACTCACCTGTTCAGCAGTTGAAAAGCCAGCACCCATAATCAACATAAACGCCTGCTTATCATCTAATTGATTGGCCGATGCCTCATCCATCATGCCTTTTTCCACCGCTTTACGTCGCAATAAATCAGGATCCATTCCCTTTCCATCATCAGTAATCGACAATAAAATGTGGTCACCTTCTTGCTCAGCAGCTAATACAATACGTCCAGTTTTAGGCTTTCCGGCCTCTTCTCGCACTGAAGGCATCTCGATACCATGGTCAACCGAATTACGAACCAAATGAACCAACGGATCGGCCAATGCCTCAACCAATCCTTTATCAAGATCTGTTTCCTCACCCACTAACTCAAGATCTATATCCTTACCCAATTTGCGAGCCAAATCGCGAACAACACGAGGAAAGCGACCAAAAACTTTTTTGACCGGCTGCATTCTGGTCTTCATCACTGACGCCTGTAAGTCGGTCGTCACATGATCAAGATTACCCACTGCATTGGATATATCCTCGAGGCTGGCTTCAGCGGAACGTAAAGTTAATAAACGATTGCGCACTAAAACTAATTCGCCGACTAAGTTCATAATAGCATCCAGATGACGAGTATCAACACGAACGGTTGACTCGCCTGCGGCTTTAGAGTTTGCTGGAGAAGATGGAGGTGGGGTAGCTTTTTTAGCCACAACAGCAGACTTGGCCGCTTTTAGCACCGGCTCCGCATCAGGAACTTTTGCGTTAGATTCACCACCTAGCAGCTGGTCTCTCTGGTTAAGGAGGGCTTCGAATTCATCATCACTGATTTCACCATCCGGATCGACGCCGGAGGGTAACTGTAACCTCGCTTCAGGAACCGCTTTAACATCAGCGCCAGCCAATTGATCACGCTGATTAAGTAAAGCCTCAAATTCGTCATCACTAATTTCACCGTCCGGATCAACGCCTTCAGGTAATTGCAGTTTTACTTCAGTTTGTGATAGTTTGCCGCCTTCAATCAATTCATCACGCTGGTTGAGTAAGGCTTCAAACTCATCATCACTAATCTCGCCATCAGGATCCACCCCTTCAGGCAAACTTAAACTAACAACTGGACCAGACGCCTCTGACAAGACTGGTTCAAAAGAAGCTTCTTGCGAACCACCTTTAACGATAGCATCTAATTCTGAAAGTAATAAGTGATCAATCTCATCGAAATCACGCACACCGTCGTTTAACTCATTAACAATGCGGCTAATTTGATCAAAGGCACGCAAAATAACATCTGCAACCTCTGCGTCATAGGCTACGTCCTGGTTTCGAATCTTATCAAAAACATTTTCAGCGCGGTGACAGACCTCAACAAGAGGAGAAACACCAAGAAATCCGGCCCCACCTTTTACGGTATGAAATCCACGAAAAATGGTATTAAGTAGATTGACATCATCTGGCGCATTTTCCAAATCAACCAATTGTTCATTCAGCTGATCAAGTAACTCGGTTGCCTCGACTAAAAAGTCTTGTAATATTTCTTCATCCACGCTGATACCCTCATGGCAAATCGATTCATAATATGAATGGATTAAGCAAGCTATATGCCATCAACAAAGCAACCTTTGTCAAACCTTAAAAACCAAGATCAGCGAGCAGATCATCCACTTCATCTTGGCTATGTGCACCTTTATTTTTTTCTTGCTTAGTCGCAGCTGGGCCAACCCCTTTCATATCTTCTTTTTGCTGGTCATGGTTCCGTGGGGGTAAATTCTCTAAGCTCTGACCGGATCGTTGAATTAGATCTAGCAAACTATGCTCAAATGCCCCCATAACAACCAACATCCGTTTTAAGACCTGACCCGTTAGGTCTTGGAAAGACTGCGCCTGCATAATTTCATTACATTGCTGACTAATAAGGGTTAAGGCTTCATCTAACTTATTTGCCTGACCTTCGGTTAGCTCTGTCCTCAGAATATCTAGTTGATCCAGAGTTTGTCCAATCGATTCAGCCGCAGTGAGGGTAGTATCAACTGCTTGTTCAGTGGAAGATAGCACATACTGAATACGTTCATTGAGATCGGGTAAATCATGTTTTACCTGATGCATTAATTCAATATCATCAACTTGTTTCAATGATTCATGAAGATTACGGGTCATTTGTCCAAGTGACTGATACAGCGCATCCTCCTTTACAGCTGTGATTTTTTTAAATAAAAAGTCCACCTGTTGATCATCGCCTAGTTGTAATGCCTGCAATAAATCCACTAAGTCCTGCTGGTTTAACTCTTTAGATATCGACATGGAACAATCCTTAGGTTTTAATTTTATTCAATCAGCCGCTTCACTAAGCACCACGTCGTTGAAATATCTTCTGAATTTTTTCATTTAGGGTTGCTGCTGTAAACGGTTTTACAATATAACCATCAACGCCAGCTTGAGCCGCCTCAAGGATTTGACTACGCTTTGCTTCGGCAGTAATCAATAGAAAAGGCGTATCCTTAAGTTTTGCATCTGCACGAACATTTTTTAACAACTGCAATCCTGTCATTTGTGGCATATTCCAATCACTAACTATGAAGTCATACTTTCCAGTTTGAACCATAGGCCAAGCTGTAGCGCCGTCATCGGCTTCATCGAAATGACTAAACCCTAATTCTTTTAGTAGGTTTTTTACAATTCGTCGCATAGTAGAAAAATCATCTACTACTAGGATTTTCATATCTCGATTAATACTCATAAACTTGTTCCTAAACTACCATAACTTAAACTTAAATATTCTATCACGCCCTAAAGCCAATCGGACAATCTTGCTCTTAATCGCTTAATGGCTTGGCTATGAATTTGACTTACTCGTGACTCAGAAACATCTAAAACTTGACCAATTTCTTTTAGGTTTAATTCTTCATCATAATAAAGGGCCATCACTAAACGCTCTCTTTCGGGAAGCTGATCAATCAATTCAGTTAGCTTAAGCTTGAACCCACTGTCGGCTAGAATGGCTAAAGGTGTCGGTCCATGCCCTTCCAACTGATCTTCGGACAACAGATCCGAGTCGGGCTCATCGATTGACATTAATTGTGCTGAGTTGGTATCTAATAAAATATGATGATAGTCTTCAAGACTAATCCCCATCTGCTCAGCAACTTCACTATCTCTTGCCTCTCTTCCTAAACGCGACTCTACTTGATGAATTGCCTCACTGACTTCTCTGGACTTACGATGAACCGACCGAGGAGTCCAATCGCCTTTGCGTATCTCATCCAACATGGCTCCGCGAATGCGGATACCTGCATAGGTTTCAAAACTTGCGCCTTGATCAGCACTGTATTTCTGGATCGCTTCAATAAGCCCAATAACACCCGCCTGAATTAAATCATCTACAAACACACTGTCGGGCAGGCGTCCCTTTAAATGATAAGCAATTTTCTTTACCAGCGGAAGGTGGCGTTCAACATCTGAGGTCGCGTTCTGCGCTGTACCTTGCACCTGATTGTATAAACTTGCCCCATTCATCAAATAATGACTCCGTTAATCTTTGGCTCTTTTAAACAGTTTCTCAACAAAAGACTGTAAATATCCATTTTTACCCGATGGTACTGGCCAGGTTTGCAATTTTTTAGCCATCGCAGCAAAAGCTTGAGCCGATGGACTGGTTGGGTGACACAAGGTTACAGGAGTTTGCTTTTGCACTGCGTCTCTCAGCGCATTATCGAACGGAACCGATCCAAAATACTCAACACGTACCTGAAGAAACTGTTCACAGACACGTGAAAACTTCTCATAGAGCCTTTGACTATGTGCAGGTGATCGACTCATATTTGAAACCAGTCTAAAACGCGATATTTTGTAATCCCGACTCAATACCTTAATTAAAGCATAGGCATCAGTAATTGAAGCAGGTTCATCACAGACTACCACCACAACTTCTTGAGCCGCACGACAATAGCTCACCACGCTATCGGCAATACCTGCCGCCGTATCAACAATTAAAATATCCAAATTATCAGATAAGGCTGAGAAAGCATTAATAATGCCAGCGTTCTCGAGTGCACTCAGTTGAGACATGCGTTTTACCCCTGATGCTGCAGGAATAATACGAATTCCAGCTGGTCCCTCAACAATCACTTCTGCCAAGGTTTTTTCCCCGTCCAAAACATGAGAAAGGTTGTAACGCGTTTGTAAACCCAGCATGATATCAACATTAGCTAAGCTCATATCAGCGTCCATCAACAGAACACGCCCACCTAACTGGCTTAGTGAGATAGCAAGGTTAACTGAAAGATTGGTTTTTCCAACCCCACCTTTTCCGCTGGCAACCGTTACAATTCTAACGGGCTTAGCTTTTGGTATCGCAGAAGAAAGGGTTTCTTTCAGAGTTTTCTTCGGTTCAACCGGTTTTTCAGGTTCACGCATGGCTCTTAGGCCTGCTGCTTGATCATTGACCATTCACCAGCTCCTTTGCCATGCCTATACGATACAATTGTTCATCCACATAAACAGGGTTTTGTTGACCCAGCATTACAACACGATCAACTAAATCTACAGCTGTCATTTTTTGCAAATCTTCCGGTACCCTTTGTCCAACCGATACATAAGCCATAGGCAACTCAGCTTCCACCAGTACGCTAACTACATTCCCTAGCTGTAATGCTTCATCAAGCTTGGTAAGGATACAACCCTTCAAAACAACCCGTCCAAATGAATTAACAATATCACGCATAACATTTAACTGGGTAGCGGCAGATAGTACTAAGTAATTACGAACCTTATCAGCTCCGGCGTGGCCAGATGTCAATTGTTGGGACAATTGAAGATCGCGCTGACTCATACCTGCGGTATCTATTAATACTAAACGCTTCATATTCAAGGCATCCAACAACGCAAAGAGTTCCGCTTGAGTATTGGCAACATATACAGGAACGCCGATCAAATCAGCAAAGGTTCTTAACTGCTCTTGTGCACCAATCTTATAACAGTCTGTTGTAATCAAGGCCAATTCAGCGGCTCCATACCTCATCACAAATCGACTGGCTATTTTCGCAATCGTGGTGGTTTTTCCAACCCCAGTTGGCCCTACCAGTGCTACAATACCCCCGGATTCAATAATATCCCTAT is part of the Thiomicrospira microaerophila genome and encodes:
- a CDS encoding chemotaxis protein CheA, encoding MDEEILQDFLVEATELLDQLNEQLVDLENAPDDVNLLNTIFRGFHTVKGGAGFLGVSPLVEVCHRAENVFDKIRNQDVAYDAEVADVILRAFDQISRIVNELNDGVRDFDEIDHLLLSELDAIVKGGSQEASFEPVLSEASGPVVSLSLPEGVDPDGEISDDEFEALLNQRDELIEGGKLSQTEVKLQLPEGVDPDGEISDDEFEALLNQRDQLAGADVKAVPEARLQLPSGVDPDGEISDDEFEALLNQRDQLLGGESNAKVPDAEPVLKAAKSAVVAKKATPPPSSPANSKAAGESTVRVDTRHLDAIMNLVGELVLVRNRLLTLRSAEASLEDISNAVGNLDHVTTDLQASVMKTRMQPVKKVFGRFPRVVRDLARKLGKDIDLELVGEETDLDKGLVEALADPLVHLVRNSVDHGIEMPSVREEAGKPKTGRIVLAAEQEGDHILLSITDDGKGMDPDLLRRKAVEKGMMDEASANQLDDKQAFMLIMGAGFSTAEQVSDLSGRGVGMDVVKNMITKLNGSIDIDSALGQGTRIRIRVPLTLAILPTLMVSFGRDSYAIPLTSVQEIFDYDANKTNTIDGQTMVRLRKKSLPLFFLTEWLRPGCTDEQRKGDKIVIVSIGNQRVGLVVEQVNGQEEVVIKPLGVMLQNIQGYAGATITGNGNIALILDLPGLIERFK
- a CDS encoding protein phosphatase CheZ, whose protein sequence is MSISKELNQQDLVDLLQALQLGDDQQVDFLFKKITAVKEDALYQSLGQMTRNLHESLKQVDDIELMHQVKHDLPDLNERIQYVLSSTEQAVDTTLTAAESIGQTLDQLDILRTELTEGQANKLDEALTLISQQCNEIMQAQSFQDLTGQVLKRMLVVMGAFEHSLLDLIQRSGQSLENLPPRNHDQQKEDMKGVGPAATKQEKNKGAHSQDEVDDLLADLGF
- a CDS encoding chemotaxis response regulator CheY, giving the protein MSINRDMKILVVDDFSTMRRIVKNLLKELGFSHFDEADDGATAWPMVQTGKYDFIVSDWNMPQMTGLQLLKNVRADAKLKDTPFLLITAEAKRSQILEAAQAGVDGYIVKPFTAATLNEKIQKIFQRRGA
- a CDS encoding RNA polymerase sigma factor FliA — protein: MNGASLYNQVQGTAQNATSDVERHLPLVKKIAYHLKGRLPDSVFVDDLIQAGVIGLIEAIQKYSADQGASFETYAGIRIRGAMLDEIRKGDWTPRSVHRKSREVSEAIHQVESRLGREARDSEVAEQMGISLEDYHHILLDTNSAQLMSIDEPDSDLLSEDQLEGHGPTPLAILADSGFKLKLTELIDQLPERERLVMALYYDEELNLKEIGQVLDVSESRVSQIHSQAIKRLRARLSDWL
- a CDS encoding MinD/ParA family protein; amino-acid sequence: MVNDQAAGLRAMREPEKPVEPKKTLKETLSSAIPKAKPVRIVTVASGKGGVGKTNLSVNLAISLSQLGGRVLLMDADMSLANVDIMLGLQTRYNLSHVLDGEKTLAEVIVEGPAGIRIIPAASGVKRMSQLSALENAGIINAFSALSDNLDILIVDTAAGIADSVVSYCRAAQEVVVVVCDEPASITDAYALIKVLSRDYKISRFRLVSNMSRSPAHSQRLYEKFSRVCEQFLQVRVEYFGSVPFDNALRDAVQKQTPVTLCHPTSPSAQAFAAMAKKLQTWPVPSGKNGYLQSFVEKLFKRAKD
- the flhF gene encoding flagellar biosynthesis protein FlhF, yielding MKIKRYVAPTMRQAMALVRAEQGPDAIIMSSRSSAEGVEVVVSIDLSQQTATEHQVKPPFKDPVHTQNVNGYHAELDRMSNEIQAVKRLLEQQLSGLAWGQNELAEPTKVELMKRLMKLGLSWEISQTLVKNVGQQQEPDQAWSFILQEIETMIPKVDRDIIESGGIVALVGPTGVGKTTTIAKIASRFVMRYGAAELALITTDCYKIGAQEQLRTFADLIGVPVYVANTQAELFALLDALNMKRLVLIDTAGMSQRDLQLSQQLTSGHAGADKVRNYLVLSAATQLNVMRDIVNSFGRVVLKGCILTKLDEALQLGNVVSVLVEAELPMAYVSVGQRVPEDLQKMTAVDLVDRVVMLGQQNPVYVDEQLYRIGMAKELVNGQ